Proteins encoded in a region of the Vicia villosa cultivar HV-30 ecotype Madison, WI linkage group LG5, Vvil1.0, whole genome shotgun sequence genome:
- the LOC131602055 gene encoding uncharacterized protein LOC131602055 has translation MELTAHGCTMGLSAARTTVILLFFLLSHFSFTIAIRKDIGFKFTPSCKNTVQGRYLLSDNNGYVCNALSIDSKSRCCPQTGKKFSCHGCNLLSQCCNSYEYCVSCCLNPALTRKEQVLKMKIAKPATARSYESIFDYCTGRCRHSSESVVHENAYLSDLHHCFSLPSNSSGANSTLTEARLNGINVVVGRQGESCNSVCKSRGQSCVPNKLVVLNHCDIIQKYMSCKGACLASVGTDQPAEVVYDAPKYLNPGSCLYTETQSILSCDGSHQHTKRLCPCA, from the exons ATGGAACTCACGGCACACGGTTGTACGATGGGACTCTCCGCAGCTAGAACCACCGTAATATTACTCTTCTTCCTCCTCTCTCACTTTTCATTCACCATCGCTATCAGAAAGGATATCGGCTTCAAATTCACCCCTTCCTGCAAAAATACCGTTCAAGGCAGATACCTTCTCTCCGATAACAATG GTTATGTATGCAATGCTCTTTCGATTGATTCAAAGTCTCGCTGTTGTCCTCAAACCGGGAAGAAATTCTCTTGTCA TGGATGCAATCTTCTTTCACAGTGTTGCAATTCTTATGAATATTGTGTTTCTTGCTGTCTCAATCCTGCACTG ACACGCAAGGAACAagtgttgaagatgaagattgctaAACCGGCTACTGCAA ggagTTATGAAAGTATTTTTGACTACTGCACTGGGAGATGTCGTCATAGTTCTGAAAGTGTG GTTCATGAAAATGCTTATCTTAGTGACCTCCACCACTGTTTTTCTCTGCCATCAAATTCTTCTG GGGCAAATAGTACTCTCACAGAAGCAAGACTGAATGGCATCAATGTTGTTGTTGGGAG GCAAGGTGAATCATGTAATTCAGTTTGCAAATCAAGAGGACAATCATGTGTCCCAAATAAACTTGTGGTGCTTAATCATTGTGACAT TATACAGAAATACATGAGCTGCAAAGGAGCTTGCTTGGCAAGTGTTGGGACAGATCAACCGGCTGAAGTAGTTTATGATGCCCCCAAATATCtg AATCCAGGATCATGTTTATACACTGAAACACAATCTATACTTTCTTGTGATGGTTCACATCAGCACACAAAGAGACTGTGTCCATGTGCTTAG
- the LOC131602056 gene encoding tetrapyrrole-binding protein, chloroplastic translates to MATNSLHSIQHHSLIKRQYYCYPSETAPPSTLSSSLFLKPTSTNITLSHSSTSNSFTTFSLSQTTSSTPSSTSQSSSFELLQQLLSAKNFREADDETRRLLIVLAGEAAQKRGYVFFSEVQFISETDLQTIDKLWREHSDNKFGYSVQKKLFGKAKKDFTNFFIKVGWMKKLDTEMEQYNYRSFPTEFIWELNDDTPEGHLPLTNALRGTQLLSNIFSHPAFDAVQDEVEVSFGGNGAFKGLKDSSKTSAQNMLKTDYSF, encoded by the coding sequence ATGGCAACTAATTCTCTTCATTCAATTCAACACCATTCTCTCATCAAACGCCAATACTACTGCTACCCTTCTGAAACTGCTCCTCCATCCACACTTTCATCCTCACTTTTCCTCAAACCAACCAGCACCAACATAACCCTCTCTCACTCTTCAACTTCCAACTCTTTTACCACATTCTCACTCTCTCAAACAACATCCTCCACGCCATCATCAACCTCTCAATCCTCCTCCTTTGAACTCCTCCAGCAGCTTCTCTCAGCCAAAAACTTCCGAGAAGCCGACGACGAGACGAGACGCCTTCTCATCGTGTTAGCAGGCGAAGCGGCGCAGAAGCGCGGATATGTTTTCTTCTCAGAGGTCCAGTTCATCTCAGAAACAGACCTCCAAACAATTGACAAGCTGTGGAGGGAGCATAGTGACAACAAGTTTGGATACAGTGTTCAGAAGAAACTGTTTGGTAAGGCTAAGAAAGACTTTACCAACTTCTTCATTAAGGTTGGTTGGATGAAGAAACTTGACACTGAGATGGAGCAGTATAACTATAGGTCTTTTCCTACAGAGTTTATATGGGAGCTCAATGATGATACACCAGAAGGTCATTTACCTTTGACAAATGCACTCAGAGGAACACAGTTGCTGAGTAATATTTTTAGTCATCCAGCTTTTGATGCAGTTCAAGATGAAGTTGAAGTTTCATTTGGGGGAAATGGAGCATTCAAAGGGTTGAaagattcatcaaagacatcagcTCAGAATATGCTCAAAACAGACTATAGTTTCTGA